From the genome of Limisalsivibrio acetivorans, one region includes:
- the crcB gene encoding fluoride efflux transporter CrcB has protein sequence MKILLIGLGGFLGAVSRYGVSKGTMMLVGTRIPFGTMAVNIIGSFLLGYLYTVSVDKLALGENFRFFAAVGFLGAFTTFSTFSVETLHLVEDGAYAYAFIYAAGSVILSLSAALFGFWIARL, from the coding sequence GGGGCGGTATCTAGGTACGGCGTTTCCAAGGGAACCATGATGCTGGTGGGAACGAGAATCCCCTTCGGCACCATGGCTGTGAACATCATCGGCTCCTTTCTGCTGGGATACCTTTACACCGTTTCGGTGGATAAACTCGCTCTCGGTGAAAACTTCCGCTTCTTCGCTGCCGTGGGCTTCCTCGGCGCATTCACAACCTTCTCCACCTTCAGCGTGGAGACCCTTCACCTCGTCGAGGACGGAGCATACGCCTACGCATTCATCTATGCGGCAGGGAGTGTAATACTCAGCCTTTCAGCCGCTCTTTTTGGATTCTGGATCGCAAGGCTTTAA
- a CDS encoding DUF190 domain-containing protein translates to MAGLLGKQKMLRIYISENDTIDGRPLYKAIVELCSEQGIAGATVLRGIYGYGSRGEIHSSRTLTLSSSLPLVVEIIDTEENIDAILPLIDPMMSGGMITIEMINVLKYE, encoded by the coding sequence ATGGCAGGGCTTCTCGGTAAACAGAAGATGCTTCGCATCTACATCAGCGAAAACGACACTATTGACGGCAGGCCCCTCTATAAGGCCATTGTCGAGCTGTGCAGTGAGCAGGGTATAGCGGGCGCAACCGTTCTGCGGGGCATATACGGCTACGGCTCAAGGGGGGAGATACACTCCTCCAGAACCCTCACCCTGTCCTCCAGCCTCCCCCTTGTGGTGGAAATAATCGATACAGAAGAGAATATTGATGCTATACTCCCACTTATCGACCCCATGATGAGCGGCGGAATGATAACCATAGAGATGATC